The sequence CCACCCCCGGCCGGCAGTCGACAGGCGTCCGGAGCGCCCCCCTCGCCGACGGCCGTACGAGCTACCAGGTCCTCGCGGCGGAGGTCGCGGGAGCGCGTCGCGTGCTCGATCTGGGGTGCGCGGACGGGGCGCTGCTGGACGTACTGGGGGCGGCCGGGGCCGAGGAGCTGGCCGGGATCGACCTCTCGGAGGAAGAGCTGGCGCTGGCCCACGCGCGCCCTGCCCTCCGCGGTGCGGACCTGCGGCAGGGGCGGGCCCAGGAGCTGCCGTACGCCGACGACTCCTTCGACGCCGTGGTGTCGCACATGGCGCTGATGCTGATGCGCGACGTGGACCGGGTGGCGGCCGAGGCGGCCCGGGTGCTGGTGCCCGGCGGCCGGTTCGCCGTCGCTGTGGCGGGCGGGGCCGTCGAGGGCCAGGCCATGCGCCTGTTCCTGGAGCTCGCCCGCCCCTACTTCAGGGCGGCGCCGCCCGAGCGGTCCCTGCCGCGGCTCGGCAGCGGCAGGCTCCTCACCCGCGAAGCCCTGGACGGGCTGCTCGGCCCGGCCGGGTTCGCACCGATCGGCTGGGACACCGTCGTCCTGGAAATGGGCGGCACCCCGGAGGAGATCTGGGTCGCCGCCACCCGGTCCTTCTACAACATGGTGGAGCTCGACGAGGAGCAGACCGCGAGCCTGCGCGCCGAGTTCCTCGCCGCCGTCCCTGCTCTGCTGGACGCCGACGGGCGTGCCGCAGCGGGCACGCGGCTCAACATCGCGACCACCCGCCTGTCGGCCCCCTGAGCGCGACGGACCCGGCCCGTCAGGCCGGGCCGGCCGGGGCCTCTGCCCCCGTCAACTCCCGTACGCGCGCCGCCGCTTCCGCCGGCAGCACCGGCGGTTCGCCCGTCGTCCAGACCGCCCGTACCGTCATCCGGCTGATGCGCCAGCCGCTGTCGGTCCGCCGGAGCCGGCCCTCGTAGACCCCGCCCACCGTGAACAGCGGGTTCACTCCCTCGCCGCGCGCGCGGAGGGTGGAGTCGTGGTGTACGTGGGTCATGTGGGCGTTCCAGGAGACCTCGGCCGTCCGTGCTCCCGGCTCGGCGTGGACCAGGACGTCGGAGGAGAGGTGCAGGGTGGCGGCGTAGCGGCCAATGGCCTCCTCCACCTGCCGTAGCGCTTCGGCGCCTTCGGCCACGCCGAGCGGTGTCGTCACGTGCAGGTCGTCGGTGTAGTAGGCATCGGCCCAGCCCTCGTCGAACCGGCGCTCGTCCAGCGTGCGGAAGATGCCGCTGATGAGGGTGCTGATCTCGAAGTGGTCCTGGGCGGTCGCTGCGGTGCTCGTCGCGTTCATGGTTCGATGCTGTGACCTCAACGGGACTTGAGGTCAAGCCGTGTGAGACGCGGTGCCCGCGACGAGCCCGAACCGTGCTTCCCTTCGGGCAGCCGGCGGGCGACCATGGGGTACCAGCGAGGGGCCGCACCGCGGTTCCTCCAGCAGAGCGGGGGACATCATGATCCTGATCGTTTCGGTCGTGGCCGTACTCGTCGTGGCCGTCGCCGCCTGTCTCGTCGCCCTCCGGCGCCGGGGCGGGTCCGGTGAGCGTGGGGCCGCGGCACGCGGGGCGGGAGAGCAGAGTTACGCGCAGGGCCTGGCGCAGGGGCACGCGCAGAGTCAGAACATGGGGCCGTACGGGGGCTGAGCCTCCCCCACGACCGGTCCGGCGCTCCGGCCGACGTGGGCCGGCAGCGGTCACGGACCTCTGGTCTCCGTACGACTCCGAGCGTCGTCGCCGTCCGGCCCGCGTACCGGGCCCGTGGTCGCCGCGCCCCGTCACCGTGCGCCGTTGGCTGCCGTGAACGCTCCGTCGAGAAGCAACGGGACCGCCTCGCAGACGTCCGGCTCGGTCGCGATGTCCACGTCGCGGGCGAAGCCTCCGTCCCTGAGTTCCCTCCCGGACGCGCCTGCCGCGACCGCGCCCATGACGTCCGGTGTGGCCTCGAAGCAGTCGGCCGCCGCGGCCGCCTCGGGTGACAGCGGGCCGCCGTGCCGCTTCCGCAGGGCGGCGAGGACCGCTCC is a genomic window of Streptomyces sp. NBC_00708 containing:
- a CDS encoding methyltransferase domain-containing protein is translated as MTSTPASPSSAADAAETFLRNFHNTTPGRQSTGVRSAPLADGRTSYQVLAAEVAGARRVLDLGCADGALLDVLGAAGAEELAGIDLSEEELALAHARPALRGADLRQGRAQELPYADDSFDAVVSHMALMLMRDVDRVAAEAARVLVPGGRFAVAVAGGAVEGQAMRLFLELARPYFRAAPPERSLPRLGSGRLLTREALDGLLGPAGFAPIGWDTVVLEMGGTPEEIWVAATRSFYNMVELDEEQTASLRAEFLAAVPALLDADGRAAAGTRLNIATTRLSAP
- a CDS encoding nuclear transport factor 2 family protein, encoding MNATSTAATAQDHFEISTLISGIFRTLDERRFDEGWADAYYTDDLHVTTPLGVAEGAEALRQVEEAIGRYAATLHLSSDVLVHAEPGARTAEVSWNAHMTHVHHDSTLRARGEGVNPLFTVGGVYEGRLRRTDSGWRISRMTVRAVWTTGEPPVLPAEAAARVRELTGAEAPAGPA